Proteins encoded by one window of Flavobacterium sp. N502540:
- a CDS encoding SIR2 family NAD-dependent protein deacylase — protein MKEQLTEIISQVYHKSNRNGFTFLTGAGISAESGIPTYRGADGIWVKGTQFHKPEEFGTFKYFKENPEEVWQYSLFRKKMFENAQTNESHHEIVKIESLLQERFHLITQNIDNLHRRAGTERIYEIHGKTREIKCSNGCKEIEKLPIEVKGKDIDEDLTKEDIELLKCKLCGSWMRPNILWFDEYYDEKTNKKFSSLKIAKNSGILFIVGTSGATNLPMAIAETTLKYGGTIVDINTEDNLFTERIKEKKNKIIIRETSTETLKTIREILQNVIGK, from the coding sequence ATGAAAGAACAACTTACTGAAATCATAAGTCAGGTTTATCATAAAAGCAATAGAAATGGATTTACATTTTTAACAGGTGCAGGAATTTCTGCCGAAAGTGGAATACCAACTTACAGAGGAGCAGACGGGATATGGGTAAAAGGAACTCAATTTCATAAACCGGAAGAGTTTGGAACTTTTAAATACTTCAAAGAAAATCCTGAAGAGGTTTGGCAGTATTCACTGTTTAGAAAAAAGATGTTTGAAAACGCTCAGACCAATGAGAGTCACCATGAAATAGTAAAAATTGAAAGTCTTTTGCAAGAGCGATTCCATTTGATAACACAAAATATAGACAACCTGCACAGACGTGCCGGTACAGAAAGAATCTACGAAATACATGGGAAAACCAGAGAAATTAAATGTTCGAACGGCTGTAAGGAAATAGAAAAATTGCCTATAGAAGTCAAAGGAAAAGATATAGACGAGGATTTGACAAAAGAAGATATAGAATTGCTTAAATGCAAACTATGCGGCAGCTGGATGAGACCCAATATTTTGTGGTTTGATGAGTATTACGACGAAAAAACAAACAAAAAATTCAGTTCCTTAAAAATTGCCAAGAATTCTGGTATTCTCTTTATTGTTGGAACATCCGGAGCGACAAATCTGCCGATGGCTATTGCAGAAACTACTTTGAAGTACGGAGGAACAATAGTCGATATTAATACCGAGGATAATTTATTCACGGAACGTATTAAAGAGAAGAAAAATAAAATAATCATTCGCGAAACTTCTACAGAGACCTTAAAAACAATAAGAGAGATATTGCAGAATGTAATTGGGAAATAG